A single genomic interval of Coleofasciculus chthonoplastes PCC 7420 harbors:
- a CDS encoding TrmH family RNA methyltransferase, translating into MKTNQTKHPRDKFITVYGRKPVLEALSNPDIIIDKLLIANNARGEFIDEIIKQARQRGVKVSRESPKYITRISRNGRHDQGVVVDVIPPAMEALSTYLERQQSHPPNQKPQTHKFLALDGVKNPSNVGMIIRTCLAAGFDGIILPRKGCPDLNPLVIKASAGTAFYTRVLRCAELSDALQQLRQANYTIYGLSGTATSTLYNLSFSPFSVFVLGNETEGINRDHHNLIDTWVSIPIEFPAESLNVASAAAVVCFELKRQHLEQHSSNRH; encoded by the coding sequence ATGAAAACTAACCAAACCAAGCATCCCAGAGATAAATTTATTACAGTTTATGGCAGAAAACCCGTATTAGAAGCCCTATCCAACCCAGATATTATTATCGATAAACTCCTAATTGCCAATAATGCCAGAGGCGAATTTATTGACGAAATCATCAAGCAAGCCAGACAACGCGGTGTCAAAGTTTCGCGAGAATCCCCCAAATACATTACCCGAATTTCGCGCAACGGTCGTCATGACCAAGGCGTCGTTGTCGATGTCATTCCCCCCGCCATGGAAGCCCTATCCACCTATTTAGAGCGCCAACAATCTCATCCCCCCAACCAGAAACCCCAAACCCACAAATTCTTGGCTTTAGATGGCGTCAAAAATCCCAGTAATGTCGGCATGATTATCCGCACTTGCCTAGCCGCTGGATTTGACGGAATTATCCTCCCCCGAAAAGGATGTCCGGACTTAAATCCCCTCGTAATTAAAGCCTCAGCAGGCACAGCATTTTATACCCGAGTATTGCGCTGTGCTGAACTATCTGACGCCCTCCAGCAATTGCGTCAGGCAAACTATACAATTTATGGCTTAAGTGGCACAGCCACCTCCACACTCTATAACCTATCCTTTTCTCCCTTTTCCGTATTTGTGTTAGGAAATGAAACCGAAGGAATTAATCGAGATCATCACAACTTAATTGATACCTGGGTTTCTATTCCCATTGAATTTCCAGCCGAATCTTTAAACGTCGCCTCTGCCGCCGCCGTCGTGTGTTTTGAATTAAAACGTCAACATTTAGAGCAGCATTCCAGTAACCGCCATTGA
- a CDS encoding S8 family peptidase has translation MKRFVSAILITACLWNIDNLGSYPQASLAQTQPTETLSYSFYGKQIPLNLRNDVLAVRFKAIQPRGNKPLYLQLQDDLTTRGIQGRGSTLQPNPNLQVDPLGNQLALVRLPAGVRTSTRLLTNQIQQQPYVEETLPVLNQGESEDRENEKLIVLPNEIIISFSPGTSETQKQQVLNEQNLEIIRPLRFSQNRYVARSKSASGIEIITVANQLNQVRGIQSATPNFIQAISDNFVPETNLINSSQEILDPERVLQQRLARLPKPKDTPFSTALLPLLWHLDSTPKRGQLLPRTDIGAIASWQASQGGEGVVVAVIDSLIQWDHQDLAKNIYTTDHYPDKLPGEVKGWDFSSSGQGDPDTRLSRKERDIIQPHFRRTFELSCQEMVEEYKKIALLLAQNNPDASACERGNSIKQYFRRQITSEFHGTWVSGVVAAHSPDQSGIVGVAPQAKILPIRVFGLNGEIDSVSLIEAIGYAAARDVDVINLSLGGLMPNQELTEQILTVLEANPQLVIVASAGNENRSGISFPAAIPQVLSVGATNIQGERSSYSNYGKGLDVVAPGGDISRSLSGGILTTGGTGLSSLWQGITKPDYAWGSTLDPLGNYVQVQGTSFAAPAVSGVVALMKGVNNTLNRERIMDVLEETASYQGLTLTETEQDLYQSYQKARLTGEKPEEIPEFLVFPEPSSAEDYFFGRGLVNAEAAIQAVQ, from the coding sequence ATGAAGCGATTTGTATCTGCCATTTTAATCACAGCCTGTTTGTGGAACATTGACAACCTAGGTTCATATCCTCAAGCCTCTCTAGCTCAAACCCAACCCACTGAAACACTATCCTACTCATTCTATGGCAAACAAATTCCCCTAAATCTACGTAACGATGTACTGGCGGTTCGCTTCAAAGCCATTCAGCCGCGAGGGAATAAACCCCTATATTTGCAACTCCAAGACGATTTAACCACAAGAGGAATTCAAGGGCGAGGTTCAACGTTACAACCGAATCCCAATTTACAAGTTGATCCTCTCGGTAATCAGTTAGCGTTGGTTCGGCTTCCGGCTGGGGTGCGAACATCTACCCGGTTGTTAACCAATCAGATTCAGCAACAACCTTATGTTGAGGAAACCTTACCCGTTCTCAACCAAGGGGAATCTGAGGATAGGGAGAATGAAAAGTTGATTGTGTTACCTAATGAAATCATCATTAGTTTTTCACCAGGGACATCCGAAACCCAGAAACAACAGGTGTTGAACGAGCAGAACTTAGAAATCATTCGTCCCCTCCGCTTCAGTCAAAATCGCTATGTCGCCCGGTCAAAATCGGCATCAGGGATAGAAATAATCACCGTTGCTAATCAACTCAATCAAGTCAGGGGGATTCAGTCAGCGACACCGAATTTTATTCAAGCCATTTCGGATAACTTTGTTCCCGAAACCAACTTGATTAATTCTAGCCAAGAAATCCTTGATCCGGAGCGAGTGCTGCAACAACGCCTTGCGCGTTTACCTAAACCCAAAGACACTCCCTTTTCCACCGCCTTATTACCTCTACTGTGGCATCTCGATAGTACACCCAAACGGGGGCAACTATTACCCCGCACCGATATTGGCGCGATCGCGTCTTGGCAAGCCAGCCAGGGTGGGGAAGGAGTTGTGGTTGCGGTGATTGACAGTTTGATCCAGTGGGATCACCAGGATTTAGCCAAAAATATTTATACCACAGATCATTATCCCGACAAACTCCCCGGTGAGGTCAAGGGTTGGGATTTTTCCAGTTCTGGACAAGGCGATCCCGATACTCGATTGAGTCGGAAGGAACGAGATATTATTCAGCCCCATTTTCGGCGTACCTTTGAGCTATCTTGTCAGGAAATGGTGGAAGAGTATAAAAAGATAGCTTTACTATTAGCTCAGAACAATCCTGATGCGTCTGCTTGTGAGAGGGGTAATTCAATTAAACAATACTTTCGCCGTCAGATAACATCTGAATTTCATGGAACCTGGGTGTCTGGTGTAGTCGCGGCGCATTCTCCCGATCAAAGCGGAATAGTCGGGGTTGCGCCCCAGGCAAAAATTTTACCGATTCGCGTCTTTGGATTAAATGGTGAAATAGATTCCGTCTCTTTAATTGAGGCGATTGGTTACGCCGCCGCACGGGATGTTGATGTGATTAATTTGAGTTTAGGAGGATTGATGCCTAATCAAGAATTAACGGAACAGATTTTAACGGTTTTAGAGGCAAATCCTCAACTGGTAATTGTGGCTTCAGCCGGGAATGAAAATCGGTCTGGAATTAGTTTCCCGGCGGCTATTCCTCAAGTCCTTTCTGTCGGGGCGACGAATATACAAGGTGAGCGCAGTTCCTATAGTAATTATGGCAAAGGATTGGATGTGGTTGCTCCCGGTGGAGATATCAGTCGCAGTTTGAGTGGGGGTATTTTAACCACCGGGGGGACTGGATTATCATCATTATGGCAAGGAATAACTAAACCTGACTATGCTTGGGGATCTACTCTTGATCCCTTGGGAAACTATGTGCAAGTTCAGGGAACATCCTTTGCAGCACCTGCTGTATCTGGGGTAGTGGCTTTAATGAAAGGAGTGAATAATACCCTAAATCGAGAGCGAATTATGGATGTTTTGGAAGAAACAGCTAGTTATCAGGGATTAACGCTAACGGAAACGGAACAGGATCTTTATCAAAGTTATCAAAAAGCCCGTTTGACTGGGGAAAAACCCGAAGAAATACCCGAATTTTTAGTATTTCCTGAACCCAGTTCCGCTGAGGACTATTTCTTTGGTCGGGGTTTGGTGAATGCAGAAGCGGCGATTCAAGCTGTGCAGTAA